The DNA sequence ACGCTTGATTATAGCGGTATTTACCTGACAGGAAGTGCTCACTCTTACGTTGATGTTAACATTGATGACTCAGCAGAATTTAAGGACTTTTCGTTCACCGTATATGCTTGGATTGAAAACGTTATGGGAGCAGGAACAATATTCCACTACAAACAGACTGGAACAGGCGGTGAAGACACGGTTGCACAAGACATAAAAGATGTGATTTTCTGGAATAACCAAACACATTTAGCTGCAGAAACATATGGACCAAACAATGAATTATATAGTTCCACTacagctgagttcaatatttcAACCATGGTTCAGCAATGGGTAGGACTTCGCTTCAGCCATTCACACAATCAACAAGTTAAGCTTGTTACAAACACAGGTGTTTACATAAAGATGGAAACAATGCATCACACGCATCTTGGACAACCTGGTACGCTTAGATTTGGATCTTCATTCAATGCTTCGCGACCATCTTTCTACGGAAATCTTATATGTTCAAATATGTATGACACATTCGACGGCAGCCTATCCGATTCACTTAAAGAGTGTGCAGCTGGCGTCTGGCAGCAAAACACAGGTATTTTAAGCATATTTCTAGATTGTTGAGTGGTCGGATTTTTATAAACATGTAGAAAATATATGCATAAACCGGAAGTGTACTGATGAAATCATATTTTAATGTCTGAACAGTCATAAAGAAGAATGTTTGAATTTGAATATAACGCTGATATATAACAAAATTActggtaaataaaaaaagaataaattgaataaaacgtTTGTGGCATATTGTcaacataacaaaataattatgaaTGCTTCAAGAGAAAATACATTCAATCAACTTAGCCACACTATGATGCAGAAAACTTTGATATGAAGCAATATAAGCACCAGATTTggtgtttattttaattttaagataaattggCACAAAATgcacaaaatcaaaataaaattcgtttataatatatgaatgaaaataatgtaATTCTATCTACGAaaacaataagaaataaaattgcCAAACTTAACTGCACTTTATGTGCTTTAAAGGCTATTAAACATATTGcatgaaataatgaaagaagaTTTTACAAACGCAACGCGCGAACTTGTATGTGTGAAAATTAGCATTTTGGGACCTCACTAATTGAGATACATTCTGCAAAACTGACATGTTTAGATCATCTTTTCTGCAATAAGCTGATTTCAGAAGTATAACATaatagtttttttattattattattattgttgttgttgtcgtcgtttttgttgttgttatttacaCCTTCAGTAGCACACTCACAAGGTATGTCGGACGATGTAACTGACAGCTGTACTGGATAGCTATTTCAGTTTTCATCCTACGCTATACCGCTTGTTTCATCTTTTAGGTAtgatgttatttcattatctCACAATAACATACTCGATCATACCGAGTCTTTTATAATGTTACATGGTTCCGTTTTGTGCTTCCAGCGGATCTCTTACATGATTTATTGTTAGACCAAAAACATGATATAACAGTAGCCTGTATGCATAAATCCATTCAGGTAAGGTAAATGGTTTTGACCTTCAGTTTCCGCTGTGTAGAAAAATTCCAGTTTCTAACGAATGGAAATCTctttgaaataacaaataagttaAAATAACGATACTCAGTGAATGATTTTAGCAAACAATGGAAACTGCATAATATGCTTTATCAATCAATTTTCAAAAATCATAGAGACTGGATGTATTCTAATTCACCGTCAAAATGGTCAAAGCTTATTCAATACAGTTACAACACATAATTATTGTTggaaaatttacattattattccACCATATTATGATGGTAAAACGTTATGTCTCTTTGATCAAATATGGTCCTACTGTTGAAGTTCCCAAGTGCGCATGTCAGTAATGAAGCATATAATCAGTCTGAATGATATTTCGAAACATTGATAGTATGGTGTGTTTGGTGTTCACCGCTCAAACAGTTTGACGGTACGCTTTCGTCCGATTGTATTGAACCCTATTATAGCAGTTCTTAAATTTCCCCGGGACTCGGCTGTATTGAAAAAGTTTCGTAGAGCCCTGTTCTATGACATTGTAACATGATGGTGTTAACAGTGAAGTTGGGTGCACGCTATAAGCAGGTTTAATTTCCCCAGTGCTGTGTTTTCCACCGGTTCAGAGACAGTGTTCCCATGTGTTCCTACATCTAATTGTTGTGTCTTAGTTTTCTACACGCCTTACTTGACCtattttttgtgtataaacgtgATTGCATGCGTGTTGGTCCTTTGCATTACAGAGCGCGCACTTCTAAGGGTTTCGGTTTGTTCTTGGAAAGGGATgtcttaatgttattttaaataaactgATTGCCTTCATGTTATAGCATTCTTCGAATTGTGGTTTTTAGAGTTTTTTAATTTCGGCTACCGAGGTAACCCATTTATTGTCCCCGTTATAGATGTGCGGGGGTCGGGGATTCATCCCCCATCACATCTTACAAAAAGTAACATGATTGCtattacaactaaaatataatcatattagCTAATGAACTGTTGTAACAAAATtcttggggatttttttttgataataggGACTAATACCTTCTTAATATACAATTTAAGTGAATCTTTATTTAACTATACAAAAAAGTATTTACTTAATCTGTTTAATTATGCACTTCATAAAAAGATTATATGCATAATATTAGTTAATTagacaaatcatttttttaaataaaaaacaaaaattaataaacatttgtaATGGTTAAATTTTACATACTGTCTTCCGTTGTCTAGCGATTTAAAAGCATTTTTGCGTAGGataatatttcacttaaaatataaaTAGACAAAATCTGCATTTCGAAGATAAAAAGGCCTTTAGTTCGAAACAAAAACGTTTACTTTCTATgtgattgtaaatattttatgtaaaacataaaacaacaggTTTCGGGCGAAAGagagtgaaaaatgaaaaacctgGGTTGGTGAGGACACGTAGAGGGGGCATCTTATATGTGATACAAAAGAAACATAATGTCAACAGTAAAAGCTTACAAGTATATTCTttcatatatattctatatcgtTTTATAGTGTTTTGGAAGTTATTTAACCTTGtgttttactgaaaaaaacttcAATGTATTACTCTAGAAAAAGATTTTAGTATTTTCCCCATAGAGTTTCAAATTaagtcatttcaaaatttttgaaagcAATATATCTTTCCGTTTTGTAGTAAgagatcatttttcttttaaatatatcgATTGATGGCATCTGACCttgtattttgttataatataagaAGTGTTTGGCCTGCAACAGAATAATGTTAATAGGTACATAGAACTTCTATTACCGAACAAAATATCTGAAGGATTCCATTCTGCTAAATCaatgttacatttatttcttatataatttaataGTTGGATCCAAAAAAGCTTAGTTATCTCACAGTTCCAGAATAAATGTATTATGGTTTCTTggaaattgttacaaaaagtaCAGCTATCATTACcagttatattcattttctttaacaaataGTTTGTGGCTAAAATTCTATGGTTTATCCTATACTGAAACCAAATTAATTTTGGGTCTTTAGTAATTCTAAAAACGATGTCATATATTGAATAATTAGGTATATTATTAACTTGTAAATTGAGTAACCCATTTTGccattttagaaatgattttgggTACTCTCTCTTTTTATTTATCTGCTTATAGATTGATCTGCAACctttattatctttctttaaCAAAGCAAGACTTATTGGTATAAGCGGATTGTAGCTTTTTACAGGTAAGTATCCAATACCCTTAACTTCGAGGAAGCGCCTGACGGATGCCAAAAGGCCATTGTACTCTAGAAAATTAGTCCTAATGTTATAACTGGAAATAAAGTCGTAATATGTGAAGAAATTTCCTTCGGCATTAATGAGATCGCCTAAAAATACACCCTTTGCAACCCATCTTCTATAACATACACTTGAACCTCCGACCTTAATACCTGGGTTATACCACAGATTAACCGCTCTAAATTGGCTACTGCACGTCGGATTTATATTTAACATTAGAGAAAGATAACTAGATAACACATTTTTCCAAAAAGGATTTTGCTCTTGAAGCATCTTTCTTTTTGTATAGTCTGAACCATATTTATAAATGTCTTGTAAAGCCGGATAAATATATTCAACCAATTGACTGGATTTATTATTCATGTCTAACAAACGTCTTAACCAAGTGGCTTTTAAACTATGAACAAAAGTCTTAATATCAATCATTTTAAGGCCACCGTATTTGTATTCCTGTGTAATTGTGCTTCGTTTTACTTTATCTTTAGAATTATtccaaagaaaattgaaaaataacctTTGCATTATATTAAGTTTTTCTTGTGAAGGATTAGGTATTGCTAAGATTAAATGGTTTAGTTTGGCGAGAGCCAATGTTTTATCACAACAAGTTTTCCTAACGGTGAAATCACTCTTTTTGACCAGCAAGAGAAAAGCTTTTTGATTTCCTCAATTTTAGCATCATAATTAATATTTACCATGTGTGTCAGATTAACAGAGAAGTTCACCCCAAGTACGGTAAAAACAGTGTTTTCCCAGTATAACTTATATTCTGGGCAGAGAACAATTGTACTATACTTTCGTGCTCCAAACCATATAACTTTTGTTTTCACTGTATTTATATTAAGGCCGGAGATTCTGCCATAGaattttaaaactgacattgTGTTTATTAAAGAGCCATCAAGTAAGAACTTGTGTCTCAGCAACTGAATATAATCAAATTTTTAACGTGTATTTTAGACATTTATAATATGtgtatatcttaataaaactgcAAGATTTTCTGTCACAAAGATATGATTAGGTTGGGCGACAAAGCATCACCTGACGACAGCCTCTTTGCAAGAAGACCAGTCTGACATTGACCATTTTTATTACACATGATcaatattagtataaaataacGAAATCATTATTACTGATGAGACCAAATAAATCAAACCTTTCGCCATAAAATCCACATACGTATTCAAAACTCTGCAAAGTTATAGTAGTAGAGGAccagatgttttatttttctgtaaaaaacaaaatgtaaacaaatgcctAATGTTAGTTGCATCAGCCGCTGGTCAAAAATCTGTTCGGTCTTCATAATAAAATTATGACATACTTTTTAATTTAAGGCTGCAGCAGATCGATTTGTAGACACATTAACAAAGAAATAGTCCATTCTTAAGAGAGATTATCTTTGTTCTTTGTAACATTTTACTGTGTGATAGAAAGTTCTCCAACAgttataattgataacttttaacaaaaaagcGATGTCATTCCAGAAAAACCTAATAAACTCTAATGAAACCATCATTCCTGGACTGGTTTATTGGGCATCCTTTAAGTATTTCCATTAGTTGTTAGTCTCCTCGAGAATATGTTTCGTTTCGAAAGTTTGGACttgtttatattaaataaatcattaaagaAATCTCCGTGTCATAACTTAAAAGCTAAATGACGTTACTTTCTGTCAGTATTCTCCTGtgtttaaaatttccattttccGTTTTTTAATGTGTCATAACTAGAACAAATTTCTGTTTtctaaattgcaaaaatatttcgCTGTTTTCGCCTCTTGAATCCATCTAGCTCTTGATCTTACATAACTCCTTCCATTCTTTTTCCTCAAATCAACAAGTCCTCTTTTACTGTCTAATAAATCATAATTTATAACTGTTTGtttccattttcatttctttctcAGTGAATTTTcttatcaattttaatttttttatggaATGCAAAAAAATGGTTTTTTCCTCTAACTgctaaaagaaaatttaaaaaagctgaTCATTTATGTATGTTAATTTGAAAGGCCATCATAATAGTCATTATATGTTCAGCGATTATGCATATTGAGATTATTTTGGTTTTTATAACCgtatttttattttcctttacatATGTGTATTTTAATAAGAGTTAATAGATTTCCAGTTGatattccttttgaattaccaaattatgaataaaaactAAGAATGGTCGTCCGATATCGTAATACTTTAGACTTAAATCGTAAACATGTATCCGTAAAGAAAAAGTCCAGTCTTGCTTAATGATTCTTGAACCATGTAATTTATTTCTAAGTGATTCACACTCCAGAGTCTATAAAAGTTAAAATCGACATTATACTTGTACTTCATCTTGGCATTTGGTATTtacattaacataattatacgAATTACTTCCGCGTTAAGAATTAAATTAAAGTCTCCGccaaatgaaaaagaattttataacTGAACATTTTATCAAAACCTCTGGGAAAAATTGATTGTCTTGTTTGGACCTATATGGTACAACGTAATTCTTTATCACATATTTTACAATTAAGATTAATAAATACCTCCTTATCACGttcacttttaattaatttaaagttgAAGTTATTGTTTACAAGAGTTGCAACACCCCGAGATTGACTACTGTAActactaaaaaaaaacattcgtagCCCCATtgacttcttatatatttttcttccaCCTCTGTAAAATGAGTATCTTGCAACATACAAATGGTATACCTTTTACTTTTTAAGAGATTAAGTACATCTTTCCGTTTATTTTTGTCGCCCATACCCTGAACATTCATTgttattggtttaaacaatatttatttttcaaatgaattacatGCAATTCATACAATATACACACTACAAAGTTATAGCTATACAATATAACATAACAAATTTCAAAAGGTGTTAATGATTGTTCACAGAATTGAGGAGAAAGCTTGGAGCTTATACTAATGCCTCGCTTCTGAAGGTCGTATAATGCTGCACTTACGGTGTTCAAACATTTCAGTTATATGGGTTTAAACCTAcgtgaaacaaaatataaatatgtaaagtgaaggttgataataagaaataaatgaaaacttggAATGAATAGCTTAGCAAGCATGAGCAGCATACGTACAATGATAATAGTTGCAATGATATCAGGTATCGCATATGTAATGTTAAGTTAAATAGAAAAGAGTGGAAGATGAAAGATGTATAGAAAGAGAAAGGAGGGTCAAGTTCCAGGTAGAAGCAAGTGTGGGTTCAGTGTTTGAAACGTTGGGTTTGAGTGATGTAGTCATGTACATGTTGATATATAATCGTGTTTGTGTTGTTGTCAAGAGTGTCATTTCCAAAAAGTAGAATATTTGTAGTGATTGGTGTTACGTTTGCTAGTTTGTTTAAAAGGGCAGTTCTTTGATTTGTATATAGAGGACAGGACAGAAGAAAGTGGTTTGTATCCTCGATGACTCCACAATCACATAAAGGGCTATCAATGATGTTTTTAGAGAAAAGGTGTTGTTTAAGAGAGCTACAGTGCATGCGTAATCTTGCATGTTGTATTGAGGCTTCTCTATTACCAGAATAGTAGAAGTTTGGAACATTTGGATTGTGTTTATTAATAGCATGTTTGAAGGCTGATATTGATAGTGAGTTTTTTATATTGTCAGATAGGGAATTCCAAGAGGTAATTGTAGATGGTAAGAAGGAGTTTGCGAAGAGTTGACTATTTCAGGAGATGTTTCTGATGTCTTCAGAGTTACGTAGACCATACGGGGTGTTGTGTCCTACAGTAGCTGGAATCATGTCTGTGAGATATGAGGGCGTAAGTGAatttaccattttgtagaaaagAATAAGCTTATGTTTTCTTCTACGATCCTTTAGAGGTTCGAGTCCAGTTTCTCGATAGAGATTTGCGGAGGAAACAAGTTGAGTAGCACCAGATATGATTCGAGCAGCGTCCAGTTGTATGCGTTCAAGGTCGTCTTGTTCGCCTTGAGGGATATTATCCCATACAATGTCAGCGTACTCAAGAACAGGCCGGgtgaaagaaatgtataaagtttcaagggATTTTCTTTCTAGAGTGAATTTAAGGGATCTGAGTATGTGTATACGTTGCCAGGCTTTGTTTTTGATTTGGTGAGTGTGGTTTGTCCAGGTACCGTTGTCTGAGAAAGTAACACCCAGGTGTTTGTGAACAGTAACGTTTGCTATGTGTGTATTGTTGAAAATGATTGGTGGATGTATTGGTTTGTTTCTTTTGCGTGTGATTATTAATGACTCAGTTTTGGAAGGATTGAAAGACACGAACCATTTGGTAGCCCAAGAGTTAATTAGGAGAAGATCAGAGTTTAGTTGGTTTGCAGCAGTTGCAGGATTGTCAACAATAATGTATAGAGTTGTATCGTCAGCAAAAAGACGTATTGGAGAGGAGATGGTAGTAACAATGTCGTTTATGTACACAAGAAAAAGAAGAGGCCCATTGATTgaaccctggggaactccagCAGAAAGCGTAACTGTATCAGAACGGGTACCAGACAAGACAACAAATTGTTTTCTATCAGAGAGGTAGTTTTCAAGCCACGAGAGAACCTGACCGGAAATGCCACTTTGGCGAAGTTTGTACAACAGGCCACGATGCCACACCCGGTCGAAAGCCTTGGAGATTCATTGTTATTATAGAGACAGCATTACTCATTTAACCCTTCATATTTTACACTACAATTGCAATCTTGGTGGGAATTATACAAAGGATTTACGTTTCTTGTATGTATCAAAAATCCCCCTCCCTGACCAGACCATCCACATAAATGTCATCAGTGTTCTTATgtagtttaaacataattaaagttTCAAATTGTTGAAGAGAAACTGGTAAAAATCTAGGTGTTTTAATGTATTACGTTATTCAGATTTGTTAAATAGAGCTAGTCCGAAACAAAAATGGGACTAATAATATCAATTAGTTAATCATTTACAGTCAAGACATGTATCAGGCTCTATGTTTTACCAATATTTCATTTCCAAAAACTGTGTATCGCACTGCAAGGTTGACCAGTGTACAGTCCATTAAACTATTTTATCCAACCACTGAGTCACGCTTATTATTGCCGCAACAAAGGAATTTAATACAGGTGAAATCAACGATTACCGAAAGAGGTCACAGAATATGCAAATGACTCAATCAACCTTAGCATGCTATACTTCATATCTTATAGAACCTATTACCGTGAAATAAAATCCATGATATGTGTACATGTAGTAGTATAGTGAACGTGTAATAACTTTTTACACATACGctatatatgatataaaaaattACAACACCAGGCATCCAGTTCTGTTCATAACTAATTGTGAGGCCAAAGTATTGCATTTGATCACAGCGGGTGCAATCCATCTGCCAATATTTGTGTTGTATGTTCTAAAACTAGTTACGCATATTTTAAGTTCTTTTTAAACCgtgcaaaatattaaataattaagcATGAAACATCACATGTTGACAATGTCACTATTTTACTCAAACAAAAACATCtactatttttatgttattcctATTAAATAAACTAGAGACGGGTACCTGCAAAACCTGTTTTGGCAGGTGGAGCCACTGCTCGTCACAAAAGCGCGGTAGCTATTTTCGGTGAAGCATAACTTGGCGCTCAATCAAAACACTCTAATTTTCGGATTTCCCCAATGCCTGGTGCGTAATACAcagtaaatataaacaaacgCACGTGctcaaaaatcaaaacagaaaatagtAAATCAAGACTGTAAATTGACAGATCTCTTATGACTAGGCAATAAAATTATTACGTGTCACACATAATACTCTATACTTGTTATAACAAATATTAcctaaactttatttttaaacgtggaaaataatgaaaaaaataatgtattgatAGTAAAATCATTTCAGAAAACTGGCTGAATCCTAGAAAAAGTAAAAGTAGAAAGTACAGTATACGAGTACGGCAATTTAGTTAGTATGGCTGTAAAAAGGGAAATACATAAAGATGGTCTCTATGATGAGTActaaaactttaaatgttttcttaagcaaaactgtttttaaatgcgcaaattataaattataatagttTCAAATGTATGAACATGCTCACGCATCGAAAGTTTCATACAGGAAAATGTTAATAGTTTAAACATGGAATGATCGGTCTTAACCTGTTAACCTTCCTTTGCACCCACTTCTGCATGTAATTTATTCAGAAACTACTATTTTACTGAAGTCAGTCTTCCTATCAACGAcaatctttttgttgtttttgagaAGGGCTATTATTTTACCCTCGTCTGACCATGCCGTTTTCACTTTGTCCTGAGAACTTGTGTGTTCAAGTAGTTTTGCGTTATGGTGGATCAGATCCTCTCTAATATCTATAGCTGAGTTTTACAAATGTCTTCGCGCCTTAATGACATCGTGTTTTGTGAAACGAGACACAAACTTACAAATAATTGGTCTGTTGGCGTCACTTGAAAACCTCCCCATTCTGTGAGCTATGTCAATATCAGCAGTTGATATTTTGACGTTGAGTTTTTCATTTACCAACTTTGCAACTCTTTTTGCGGTCTCCATggatgtttcattttatttttaatttattttggtcTTCTAAACCGTACAATCGGACAGTGTTTCTTCTGGTATACTGCTCCAGGTTATTTATTTGTTCTGACTGAACGGTTAGCTTTATTTCGCGCTCCTGAAGTTGTTCTTTCATTCTTTTGTTCTCCTCCACTATATGAGcagttttttttctgcatattttcCATGGCAATTTCCATATCTGAAACTGTATTACGGAGATCAAACACAGACCTTTCCGCCTTCGTGACCCTATCTTTCAAACCATTTACCTGTTTATTCACATTTTCAAGTTCTTTCTTGACTTgacattttacttctttttctaaCTCTTTCAGTTTTGTACTAACAGAATTCTTCTGTTACCATTTCTTTAAGCTTTGATTCAATAAAAGCTTGTGAAGCAAGTTTATTCAGTTTTTCTGACACATTTTCAGCGTTTTCTCTATATTATCGTTTTCGAAGTTTTCAGTaggttttaaatgtttatcaatCGTTGTCAGACCATCTTTTACTTCTGGTGGacctttttgttttgatttatgttCAGGGTAGAGAACCTCAGGAGAGTCCGTCTCACCGACCGTTTCTTCTgcactttttcttttttggtttgtGGCATTATGGATTTTAAGCTTATTTGTATGTTTATGTGTTATTTTGACGAGAAAACACAGTATAAAAATACCTGTCAATATCTGTCAATTTTCAATGGTATCCTTCACAAAATCCCGTAAATTACGTGCTTACATTTTCATTCGATTTATCCAAATTTTTACATTTCTCTTCAA is a window from the Mercenaria mercenaria strain notata chromosome 7, MADL_Memer_1, whole genome shotgun sequence genome containing:
- the LOC128558837 gene encoding uncharacterized protein LOC128558837; amino-acid sequence: MHYEMFAIVVFAVFCGIHVSHGSSSPKYTWPLFTGNPVLEIKQDVAEGKQGCFIKSGSVHSTLDYSGIYLTGSAHSYVDVNIDDSAEFKDFSFTVYAWIENVMGAGTIFHYKQTGTGGEDTVAQDIKDVIFWNNQTHLAAETYGPNNELYSSTTAEFNISTMVQQWVGLRFSHSHNQQVKLVTNTGVYIKMETMHHTHLGQPGTLRFGSSFNASRPSFYGNLICSNMYDTFDGSLSDSLKECAAGVWQQNTAGATPTETCDDLKGYLEIKQRNASIDASITALDYMATMSRVKCAEFCLRTELCWTFTLDKGLGVCKIYDADYSSNILSTIGCNYYIRRDVCC